In the genome of Leptospira dzoumogneensis, one region contains:
- the bioB gene encoding biotin synthase BioB codes for MKLSLETPTVTEEKVFSEVPSIIDREETYAILSGQIPLTEALDKAYKVREKYFGKTVRIHVLDNIKNGHCPEDCGYCAQRKNAGSGVQEYSMKSPEEIFQDAVQAKENGAYRFCMVTAGTGPNSLATEKLAFTIEKISKELGLKVCLSAGLLDREKAERLKAAGLDRYNHNLNTSKAHYPEICDTHTYEQRVETITHLMKAGVGMCSGVIVGMGESLWDLTDVIYEIKNLKVISIPVNFFIPVAGHAIKNPQGLTPEFCLRTLIAFRLVNPDSEVRIAAGREGHLRGLQGMALYAANSLFASGYLNVKGSDAADTIRMILDSGFYPEFSSGMGEEIDWESALGKDHPYAPENFPELYKYRKSLK; via the coding sequence ATGAAACTTAGTCTAGAAACTCCTACAGTCACCGAAGAAAAAGTATTTTCAGAGGTGCCAAGCATTATCGATCGGGAGGAAACATATGCAATTCTAAGCGGCCAGATCCCATTGACCGAGGCTTTAGATAAGGCATACAAGGTTCGGGAAAAATACTTCGGTAAAACGGTCCGGATCCATGTTCTAGATAATATTAAGAACGGACATTGTCCTGAAGACTGCGGTTACTGCGCTCAAAGAAAGAATGCAGGCTCCGGAGTACAAGAATACTCTATGAAATCTCCTGAGGAGATCTTCCAAGATGCGGTACAAGCCAAGGAAAATGGAGCATATCGTTTTTGTATGGTCACTGCAGGAACAGGGCCTAATTCTTTAGCTACTGAAAAGCTGGCATTCACGATCGAAAAGATCAGCAAAGAGCTTGGACTAAAAGTATGTTTGTCCGCCGGTCTATTAGACAGAGAAAAAGCGGAACGTTTAAAGGCCGCAGGCCTAGATAGATATAATCATAATCTGAATACTTCTAAGGCACACTATCCAGAAATCTGTGACACTCATACATACGAACAAAGAGTAGAGACGATTACTCATCTAATGAAGGCCGGGGTAGGAATGTGCTCCGGTGTGATCGTCGGAATGGGAGAGTCTCTTTGGGATCTAACGGATGTTATATACGAGATCAAGAACCTAAAAGTGATCTCTATTCCTGTGAACTTTTTTATACCTGTTGCCGGTCACGCGATCAAAAATCCTCAAGGTTTAACCCCTGAATTTTGCCTTAGAACCCTAATCGCATTTCGTTTGGTGAACCCTGATTCCGAGGTCCGTATCGCAGCAGGAAGAGAAGGGCATTTGAGAGGATTGCAAGGAATGGCTTTATACGCCGCAAATTCCCTGTTTGCAAGCGGGTATCTGAACGTAAAAGGTTCCGACGCTGCGGACACAATCCGAATGATCTTGGACTCCGGATTCTATCCTGAATTTTCTTCCGGGATGGGAGAAGAAATAGATTGGGAATCCGCTCTTGGAAAAGACCATCCTTATGCTCCTGAAAATTTCCCGGAACTTTACAAATATCGTAAATCCTTGAAATAG
- a CDS encoding GDSL-type esterase/lipase family protein gives MKVLGICFFLLSLISCSVFQPRTIYDYYNPDFKCVDKLGVRDLDEWESYQKLYLEAVLIYANENDKLKKANIVFVGNSLIAAIPPDLIQTDFPGSVNRGIAGDMTELLLNRLDNTVLNLKPSTIILEIGGNDIRDGKCLDYIEGIHRLLIQKIRTSLPNTKILILGIPPVLSRNVNSISPIVNAWLLRIANENQNVQFLDIWPEFRQKDIPFIREELAFSVNGKKDPIHINRDAYIIWLRKIKSLVR, from the coding sequence ATGAAAGTATTAGGGATTTGTTTTTTTCTTCTTTCCCTAATCTCTTGTTCTGTTTTTCAACCCAGGACAATATACGACTATTATAATCCGGATTTCAAATGTGTGGACAAGCTTGGGGTCCGAGATTTGGACGAATGGGAATCCTATCAGAAATTATACCTGGAAGCGGTTCTTATTTATGCCAACGAGAACGATAAATTAAAAAAAGCGAATATAGTTTTCGTAGGAAATAGCCTCATCGCCGCTATTCCACCCGATCTGATCCAGACAGATTTTCCAGGTTCTGTGAACCGTGGGATCGCAGGGGACATGACGGAACTTCTTCTGAACCGTTTGGACAATACGGTCCTGAATTTAAAACCTTCTACCATTATCCTGGAAATCGGCGGAAATGATATCCGTGACGGGAAATGTTTGGATTATATAGAGGGGATCCATAGACTTCTGATCCAAAAGATCAGGACGAGCCTTCCGAATACAAAGATTTTGATACTTGGAATTCCACCGGTCTTGAGCCGAAATGTGAATTCTATATCTCCAATCGTAAATGCTTGGCTTTTACGGATCGCGAACGAGAACCAGAACGTTCAATTCTTGGATATCTGGCCTGAGTTCAGACAAAAGGATATCCCTTTTATTCGGGAAGAGTTGGCTTTTTCTGTTAATGGGAAAAAAGATCCTATCCATATTAATAGAGACGCCTATATTATCTGGCTTCGCAAAATTAAATCTCTAGTCCGTTAA
- the serB gene encoding phosphoserine phosphatase SerB yields MERRQEVSKDFVCDVWKTDRTLPREELVYLRQELQRFRKLDLIQISSFLNNGALFCFDMDSTLIREEVIDELARYAGVYEEVAHVTKEAMEGNLNFQEALQKRCSYLKDLPVSVFDELYFKLHPNHGVPELFRGLKKKNAKTAVFSGGFTDILERFKQEYSIDEVRANYLDRAGDKLLGTVSGTVVDKNIKRDSLLELQSRFQMTKENIVAVGDGANDQLMLEASGIGIGFHAKEGLKSNISNWIDFASMDVLLYLFDE; encoded by the coding sequence ATAGAAAGAAGGCAGGAAGTCTCCAAAGATTTCGTATGCGATGTTTGGAAAACGGATCGGACCCTGCCAAGGGAAGAATTGGTTTATCTTAGACAAGAGTTACAAAGATTCCGTAAACTAGATCTGATCCAAATTTCTTCTTTTTTAAACAACGGAGCCTTATTCTGTTTTGATATGGATTCCACTTTAATCCGAGAAGAAGTCATAGACGAATTGGCGAGATATGCAGGTGTCTATGAAGAAGTTGCGCATGTGACCAAGGAAGCTATGGAAGGAAACCTGAACTTCCAAGAAGCTCTCCAAAAAAGATGCTCTTATCTGAAAGATCTTCCGGTTTCCGTATTCGACGAATTATACTTTAAGCTGCATCCGAATCATGGTGTACCAGAATTATTCCGGGGATTAAAAAAGAAAAACGCAAAAACCGCAGTATTCAGCGGCGGATTCACTGATATATTAGAAAGATTTAAACAAGAATATTCCATCGACGAGGTCCGAGCAAATTATCTGGATAGGGCAGGCGATAAACTTTTAGGAACAGTTTCCGGAACTGTAGTGGATAAAAATATCAAAAGGGATTCTCTTTTGGAGCTGCAGTCCCGCTTTCAAATGACCAAAGAAAATATCGTAGCAGTGGGCGACGGAGCAAACGACCAACTGATGTTAGAAGCTTCCGGGATCGGTATAGGATTTCATGCAAAAGAAGGTCTCAAATCCAATATTTCCAACTGGATAGACTTTGCTTCTATGGATGTTCTTTTGTATTTGTTTGATGAGTGA
- the mutS gene encoding DNA mismatch repair protein MutS → MQNDSLTTETNSPDLTEALDTPMMRQYLEIKAKFPDSILFFRMGDFYEMFLEDAKIASAILDIALTKRQNSVPMCGIPFHSKDGYISRLLSAGKKIAVCEQSRPEDGNTKLMTRDVVRIITPGTVIEEHLLSGFQNNYLCVLVPKAALIFVGMADVSTGEVLHFAVPISRTQVLESEFVKFKPSEICVFSQDLERIRTWQNFGERELTVLDAAKVGSENSNDPFQTVTRTLEYYIRENYRDGTLTLREPRILQTGSYLEMDRETILNLELIENEKEDKGHTLFSVLNFCSTAKGKRVLKQRILFPETDPAILKSRWEKQDIIKKIPLAHLTQALKDLGDLERILGRFRGNKAYPRDFKTILSSVQTLDSLIGLLSPLGYPISKPDKLDELKKYIEGRIHTEELPVILGNGKFLKDGFDKNLDRAREAGSKGADWILELETEEKKKTGLSTLKIKYNKIVGYFIEISRAQAEQAPKEYLKKQTLVTSERFTTARLEEIERTILEADEIIQKVEKAEFEKMVQTVLEYSSELLLVSEEFGDLDFQISLLKAEEKFGWIRPELSEDSNLEMKSSRHPVVEASLPVGAKFTPNDVGLDGKENSIAILTGPNMAGKSTFMRQIAINQILFQIGGSVAAETAKLPILDKLFTRIGAGDNLNAGESTFYVEMKETANILKNCTSQSLLLFDEVGRGTSTYDGMSIAWAILESLSEMHPRPKTVFATHYHELTELSRLPGVWNLHMETVEKDDKVIFLRKVKPGKAKKSFGIYVAQLAGVPDSVVKRAAEILTDMESRKKEIRIQTREPSLFQDMSSPNGDTQFWQDFKKEITDLPIDSMTPIEALKLLDDWKKRVSSRG, encoded by the coding sequence ATGCAAAACGATTCTCTTACAACGGAAACTAATTCTCCTGATCTGACCGAGGCTCTGGACACTCCTATGATGAGGCAGTATCTGGAGATCAAGGCCAAGTTCCCTGATTCTATCCTATTCTTTAGGATGGGGGATTTTTATGAGATGTTCTTGGAAGATGCAAAAATTGCATCAGCGATCTTAGACATTGCACTTACCAAAAGACAAAACTCTGTTCCGATGTGCGGGATCCCATTCCATAGCAAGGACGGATATATTTCCAGATTACTTTCTGCAGGAAAGAAGATAGCGGTTTGCGAACAGTCCAGGCCGGAAGACGGAAACACGAAACTCATGACCAGGGATGTGGTGAGGATCATCACTCCGGGCACAGTGATCGAAGAACATTTACTTTCGGGATTCCAAAACAATTATTTATGCGTATTGGTCCCAAAAGCTGCCTTGATCTTTGTAGGAATGGCTGATGTTTCTACAGGAGAAGTTTTACATTTTGCAGTTCCAATTTCAAGGACCCAAGTATTAGAGTCCGAATTCGTAAAATTTAAACCGAGCGAGATCTGCGTATTCTCCCAAGATTTAGAAAGGATCAGGACCTGGCAGAACTTCGGAGAAAGAGAATTAACGGTTTTAGACGCGGCAAAAGTGGGATCGGAAAATTCTAACGATCCATTCCAAACGGTCACAAGAACATTAGAATATTATATTAGAGAAAATTACAGGGACGGGACTCTCACCTTAAGAGAACCGCGTATCTTACAAACAGGTTCCTATTTGGAGATGGATAGAGAGACTATCCTGAATCTGGAACTGATCGAAAACGAAAAAGAAGATAAGGGCCATACACTATTTTCAGTTTTGAATTTTTGCAGTACTGCCAAAGGAAAAAGGGTCCTGAAACAAAGGATCTTATTTCCGGAAACGGACCCGGCCATTCTAAAATCCAGATGGGAAAAACAGGATATCATTAAAAAGATCCCTCTTGCCCATTTGACCCAGGCTTTAAAGGACTTGGGAGATCTGGAAAGGATCTTAGGAAGATTTAGAGGAAATAAGGCCTACCCTCGCGATTTCAAAACCATCCTATCTTCCGTCCAAACATTGGATTCTTTGATCGGTTTACTTTCTCCTCTTGGATATCCAATTTCAAAACCGGATAAACTGGATGAGCTTAAAAAATATATCGAAGGAAGGATCCACACGGAAGAACTTCCTGTTATATTAGGAAATGGTAAATTTCTAAAAGACGGCTTTGATAAAAACCTGGATCGAGCCAGAGAAGCAGGTTCCAAAGGTGCGGATTGGATCTTGGAATTAGAAACGGAAGAAAAGAAAAAAACCGGGCTTTCTACTCTTAAGATCAAATATAATAAGATCGTAGGTTATTTTATAGAGATCTCCCGCGCACAAGCCGAGCAGGCGCCTAAAGAATATCTCAAAAAACAGACACTGGTAACTTCCGAAAGATTTACCACCGCAAGATTGGAAGAGATTGAAAGAACGATCTTAGAAGCGGATGAGATCATCCAAAAAGTGGAAAAAGCGGAATTCGAAAAAATGGTACAAACCGTTTTGGAATATTCTTCCGAACTTCTACTTGTTTCAGAAGAATTCGGAGATCTAGACTTCCAAATTTCACTCCTAAAGGCAGAGGAAAAATTCGGCTGGATCCGTCCTGAACTAAGCGAAGATTCCAATTTAGAAATGAAATCTTCCAGACACCCTGTGGTGGAAGCAAGTCTCCCGGTAGGTGCAAAATTCACCCCGAACGATGTCGGCTTGGATGGAAAAGAGAATTCAATTGCGATCTTAACGGGTCCGAATATGGCGGGTAAGTCCACTTTCATGAGGCAGATCGCTATCAACCAGATCTTATTCCAGATCGGTGGAAGTGTTGCCGCAGAGACCGCAAAACTTCCTATCTTAGACAAATTATTCACTCGTATCGGAGCGGGAGACAATTTGAATGCAGGAGAATCCACATTCTATGTGGAAATGAAAGAAACTGCGAATATTCTCAAAAATTGCACTTCTCAATCTTTATTACTTTTTGATGAAGTAGGAAGAGGAACTTCCACCTACGACGGGATGAGTATTGCCTGGGCCATCTTGGAATCTCTTTCCGAGATGCATCCTCGTCCTAAAACTGTTTTTGCCACCCACTATCATGAACTTACGGAACTTTCCAGACTTCCAGGTGTTTGGAACCTTCATATGGAAACAGTGGAGAAGGATGACAAGGTTATCTTCTTAAGAAAAGTAAAACCCGGTAAGGCAAAAAAATCATTCGGTATCTACGTGGCACAACTGGCGGGAGTTCCTGATTCGGTAGTAAAACGTGCCGCAGAAATTCTTACGGATATGGAATCCAGGAAAAAGGAAATACGTATCCAGACCAGGGAACCTTCCCTATTCCAAGACATGAGTTCTCCGAATGGGGATACTCAGTTTTGGCAGGACTTCAAAAAAGAGATCACCGACCTTCCGATCGATTCTATGACCCCGATAGAAGCGTTAAAACTATTGGATGATTGGAAGAAAAGAGTGAGTTCGAGGGGATAA
- a CDS encoding phosphoribosylanthranilate isomerase, with product MSQTPKVKICGIRKVDDLKICVEEGADLIGINFVSSSPRLVSPKEAEILITYLYTSVPSFLRPKIVFLFYKSSTQYIETLLKNLQHDYVQYVSDDSLAPGETSPLYQTKGSRILSYRVRGNVNDDSLHFLNSDLLILDSYKSDAGGGTGESFPWEQVSEVRRPYLLAGGLTPENVAKALSQTKAYGVDVASGVESSPGNKDQELIRNFIRNAKRFSYNGN from the coding sequence ATGTCCCAAACCCCTAAAGTAAAAATCTGCGGAATACGAAAAGTAGACGATCTGAAAATCTGTGTGGAAGAAGGAGCCGATCTGATCGGGATCAATTTTGTTTCTTCCAGCCCTAGACTTGTTTCTCCAAAGGAAGCGGAGATATTGATCACCTACTTATATACCTCCGTTCCGTCCTTTTTACGCCCGAAAATCGTATTCCTTTTTTATAAATCTTCAACCCAATATATAGAAACACTTTTAAAAAATTTGCAGCACGACTATGTCCAATACGTTAGCGACGACTCTTTGGCTCCGGGAGAAACTTCTCCGCTCTACCAAACCAAGGGTTCCAGAATTCTTTCCTATCGTGTCCGCGGAAACGTAAACGACGACTCTCTACATTTCCTAAATTCGGATTTATTGATATTAGATAGTTATAAATCGGATGCGGGCGGAGGAACGGGAGAAAGTTTTCCTTGGGAACAGGTTTCCGAAGTTCGCAGACCTTATCTACTCGCTGGAGGTTTGACTCCGGAGAATGTGGCAAAGGCGCTTTCCCAAACCAAGGCTTATGGAGTGGATGTTGCAAGCGGAGTGGAATCTTCGCCGGGAAATAAGGACCAGGAACTCATTCGGAATTTTATCAGAAATGCAAAACGATTCTCTTACAACGGAAACTAA
- a CDS encoding polyphenol oxidase family protein: MIDHRFFLEDKRSLRLLILGNKEASGDPNDPNFIRERVVQASGVAGAEVFFMNQEHGTTILEANGSPGADIPIGDALFTTEPKKILVVKTADCMPIFFWTGRPALVGVIHSGWKGTLAGITEKTLAHVQKRYGVDPELVHFYLGPYATGKHYEVGEDVASLFRKEVPNSLKTLEESGKFLLEQKTFLLHRIKSLGIQPFLETAGVCTMSPNSKFFSHRRGDTGRNLNCIWLE, encoded by the coding sequence ATGATCGATCATAGATTTTTTCTAGAAGACAAAAGAAGCCTTAGGCTTTTGATCCTGGGAAACAAAGAAGCTTCCGGAGATCCGAACGATCCTAATTTTATCCGGGAAAGGGTAGTCCAGGCCTCGGGCGTTGCAGGCGCGGAAGTATTCTTCATGAATCAGGAACATGGAACCACCATCCTGGAAGCGAACGGATCTCCCGGGGCGGATATTCCTATAGGTGACGCTCTATTTACCACCGAACCTAAAAAAATCCTAGTCGTAAAAACTGCGGATTGTATGCCCATCTTCTTTTGGACCGGGAGACCTGCACTTGTTGGTGTGATCCATTCAGGCTGGAAAGGAACTCTTGCAGGTATTACTGAAAAGACCCTGGCTCATGTACAAAAAAGATATGGAGTAGATCCTGAATTAGTTCATTTTTATTTGGGACCTTATGCTACCGGCAAACATTACGAAGTCGGAGAAGATGTCGCTTCTCTTTTCAGAAAAGAAGTTCCGAATTCTCTCAAAACATTGGAAGAATCCGGAAAGTTTTTATTAGAACAAAAAACTTTCTTACTTCATAGGATTAAAAGTCTGGGGATCCAACCTTTTTTGGAAACTGCTGGAGTTTGTACCATGTCTCCCAATTCCAAATTTTTCAGTCATAGAAGGGGAGATACAGGTAGAAACTTAAATTGTATCTGGTTGGAATAA
- a CDS encoding response regulator, with protein sequence MKGGVAPSGRPYQVIIAENSKFQAKQLAQILESEGYEVVGFAESGKELLNMYKDNRKVDLITLDLHLPVIDGFAAFYEMKDMGVLPRVIVITDENTPAVIKALTEDGIMDYLVKPIKREKVLEKANATVRKTIKI encoded by the coding sequence ATGAAAGGCGGAGTAGCTCCATCAGGAAGACCTTATCAGGTAATCATTGCGGAAAATTCTAAATTCCAAGCCAAACAATTGGCTCAGATCCTGGAATCCGAAGGTTACGAAGTGGTCGGTTTTGCGGAATCGGGCAAAGAACTCCTAAATATGTACAAGGACAACCGAAAGGTAGACCTGATTACATTAGACCTTCACCTCCCTGTGATAGACGGTTTTGCTGCTTTTTACGAAATGAAAGATATGGGAGTTCTTCCCAGAGTGATCGTGATCACCGACGAAAACACTCCTGCGGTTATTAAGGCTTTAACCGAAGACGGTATCATGGACTATCTAGTAAAACCTATCAAAAGAGAGAAGGTCTTAGAAAAAGCAAACGCAACCGTTCGAAAGACCATCAAGATCTGA